The following proteins come from a genomic window of Caldalkalibacillus thermarum:
- a CDS encoding HepT-like ribonuclease domain-containing protein codes for MTKKYIMFLEDILKCIEEYTKGMDFEKFRNNQLVIDAVIRNLEVIGEASKYVPVEIRESYPSVPWKSMIGLRNILIHEYFGIDEEIVWEIVSSDLKKIKPVIEEIIRNS; via the coding sequence ATGACAAAGAAATATATCATGTTTTTAGAAGACATTCTGAAATGTATTGAGGAATATACAAAAGGAATGGATTTCGAAAAGTTTAGAAATAATCAGCTCGTCATTGATGCGGTTATTCGCAATTTGGAAGTTATCGGTGAAGCAAGCAAATACGTGCCTGTTGAGATTCGTGAAAGTTATCCAAGTGTGCCTTGGAAAAGCATGATTGGCTTAAGGAATATTCTCATACACGAGTACTTCGGGATTGATGAAGAAATTGTTTGGGAGATCGTATCGAGTGATTTAAAAAAGATAAAGCCCGTAATAGAAGAAATTATAAGAAATTCTTGA
- a CDS encoding nucleotidyltransferase family protein — translation MSLDKNIEYRLQLIKPILQEKYNVRKIGVFGSFARGEQTGKSDIDILVEFSKPIGLDFVELKNFLEKTLGKKVDLVTVNALKPQLKEVILSEVIYQ, via the coding sequence ATGTCTCTTGATAAAAACATTGAATATCGGCTCCAGTTAATCAAACCCATTCTTCAGGAAAAGTACAATGTAAGAAAAATTGGTGTTTTTGGATCATTTGCACGTGGAGAACAAACGGGGAAGAGTGATATTGACATACTGGTTGAATTTTCAAAACCGATTGGCCTGGATTTTGTTGAGCTTAAAAACTTTCTGGAAAAAACATTAGGCAAGAAAGTAGATCTTGTAACAGTTAATGCACTAAAACCACAATTAAAGGAAGTGATTTTAAGCGAGGTCATTTATCAATGA